One genomic region from Daphnia magna isolate NIES linkage group LG10, ASM2063170v1.1, whole genome shotgun sequence encodes:
- the LOC116932170 gene encoding methyltransferase-like protein 17, mitochondrial: MFSSRNLLHNRRYLSKKLTSCSFGSSLRPIAKFDNSVNRDSNCPTLELLEKENHFGIKSHNVVKLPERLKEAVDKILGSCQDGNLIKNSEILNHHLIFKKPPLTQSKLKEIEVSCTERVSATQLFPDTSFMSVDDEKKLSNSLNNKIRRNINQTAYNWKPVVYNESMSMAYLVARLAPDFASLYKIFCEIRSRDPGFQPQNLFDFGSGVGTALWSAKSCWGVTKFKEVFCVDSSVDMNNLALALIQGGVWPNQQGEHRAMEEDSTEGSSTLKGLYFRQFMPASPAVKYDLVVCAHTLLELPSAELRLQMALSLWRKSQGYLVFVEHGSRAAYEVIVEIRDFLLSLSDGSKEANLQGHVFSPCPHEARCPRLADTTPCNFEAKYESLVKKQQVLKERFSYVVLKKGSRSETEPRWPRVVRPVLTRSRHTICRLCTNEGKLEEIVVTRSKHSKENNTIARKTKWGELLPVQLSRPEAQLDHSPDDKENVKLS, from the exons atgttttcctCTCGAAATTTATTGCACAATCGGCGTTATTtatcaaaaaaattaacgagTTGTTCATTTGGTTCATCATTACGGCCAATTGCCAAATTTGACAATTCCGTCAACAGAGATTCCAATTGTCCGACGTTGGAACTTCTTGAAAAAGAGAATCACTTCGGAATTAAAAGTCATAACGTTGTGAAATTGCCAGAACGGTTGAAGGAAGCGGTTGATAAAATCCTGGGTAGCTGCCAGGATGGAAACTTAATtaaaaattcagaaattttgAACCATCACCTAATATTCAAAAAACCACCTTTGACACAGTCTAAGCTGAAAGAAATAGAAGTATCATGCACTGAAAGAGTGAGTGCAACTCAACTGTTTCCTG ATACATCATTTATGAGTGTTGATGATGAGAAGAAACTATCAAACTctttaaacaataaaataagGAGGAATATAAATCAAACAGCATACAATTGGAAACCAGTTGTTTACAATGAATCAATGTCCATGGCTTACTTAGTGGCAAGGTTGGCCCCAGATTTTGCATCCCTGTACAAAATATTCTGTGAAATACGTAGTAGGGATCCAGGCTTCCAACCACAAAACCTGTTTGACTTTGGATCTGGGGTTGGCACAGCATTATG GTCAGCCAAGTCGTGCTGGGGGGTGACAAAATTCAAAGAAGTATTCTGTGTTGATTCCTCTGTTGATATGAACAATCTTGCCCTCGCCCTTATTCAAGGAGGAGTGTGGCCTAATCAACAGGGTGAACATAGGGCGATGGAAGAGGACAGCACAGAAGGATCGTCTACCTTAAAAGGACTTTATTTTCGACAGTTCATGCCTGCCTCTCCAGCT GTGAAATATGATCTTGTTGTTTGCGCCCACACTCTTCTGGAACTGCCTTCTGCAGAGCTACGTTTGCAAATGGCCTTATCATTGTGGCGTAAATCGCAAGGCTATTTAGTGTTTGTAGAGCATGGAAGTCGAGCGGCTTATGAG GTGATAGTTGAAATTCGTGATTTCTTACTCAGCTTATCCGACGGAAGTAAGGAAGCCAATCTTCAAGGTCACGTTTTTTCCCCG tgTCCACATGAGGCGCGTTGTCCAAGATTAGCTGACACAACCCCTTGCAATTTTGAAGCTAAATATGAATCCCTTGTGAAGAAACAGCAAGTGCTTAAAGAAAGGTTTTCTTATGTAGTCCTGAAAAAAG GTTCTCGGTCTGAAACTGAACCACGATGGCCGAGAGTTGTTCGGCCTGTTCTCACTCGTTCTCGCCATACTATATGCCGACTATGCACGAATGAGGGAAAACTTGAAGAAATCGTAGTAACTCGATCAAAGCATAGCAA AGAAAATAACACAATAGCTCGAAAAACGAAATGGGGTGAGCTGTTACCTGTTCAGTTATCTCGGCCCGAAGCACAGCTCGACCACTCACCTGAtgacaaagaaaatgtaaaacttTCCTGA
- the LOC116932168 gene encoding DNA-directed primase/polymerase protein isoform X1 — MWRNLKQAEICNSGTWRQKHQPSADSREENCISTHEMSVNFPVSSFYPKKGCKRLLEIEIKLERGVSEAKKKPLPPRLTSSLQGHPPDWKIFHKQAEALEYAKQRGSGLMTFSFEEQVPGSEGRRKYVVTHPTNMWKNHISRPPDQRCSYEVIPAESQCKLYFDLEFNKLANPMRDGSKMVETLLEACSWALEDVFNLQVRKCDVLILDATTTNKFSQHLIYQNPNIFFKDNFHVGNFVKHLMMLVKDCNIPNIDVNDQRDLFVKNDKGESVSFCDLAVYTKNRNFRLFLASKFEKKVPLLIAKTNTYLPDRTRYSTEDWPIDEAAIFSSSLITYFGNDQQLGAQEEEQLLTFGNKQLDELTSANLSNNTTHVDLAKDPSLNGYKSSPWIEIDRFVTELIAPAGTIRQWIYFEKTETIVYHIHGNRFCSTIGREHKRNHIKYVVNLPNATYYQSCFDPDCANSRPPPQPIPPERLPWYNLLTDSTPFDIVS; from the exons ATGTGGCGAAATCTAAAGCAGGCAGAAATATGTAACAGTGGAACTTGGCGCCAAAAGCATCAACCATCAGCTGATTCAAGAGAAGAAAATTGTATAAGTACGCACGAAATGTCGGTTAATTTCCCAGTCAGCAGTTTTTATCCCAAAAAGGGTTGTAAACGATTATTAGAAATAGAAATTAAATTGGAGAGGGGCGTCTcagaagcaaagaaaaagccTTTACCACCTCGTCTAACAAGCTCTTTACAAGGACACCCTCCAGACTGGAAAATCTTTCATAAACAAGCTGAGGCATTAGAGTATGCTAAACAACGTGGGTCAGGCCTAATGACATTTTCCTTTGAAGAACAAGTTCCCGGTAGCGAAGGAAG aAGGAAATATGTAGTTACACATCCCACCAATATGTGGAAGAACCACATATCTAGACCACCTGATCAGCGTTGTAGTTACGAAGTGATACCTGCTGAAAGCCAATGTAAGCTGTACTTTGATCTTGAATTCAACAAACTTGCTAATCCAATGAGAGATGGTAGCAAAATGGTTGAAACTCTATTAGAAGCATGTTCCTGGGCTTTAGAAGATGTCTTCAATCTTCAGGTTAGAAAATGTGATGTGTTGATACTAGATGCAACCACAACCAACAAGTTCAGTCAGCATCTCATATACCAAAATCCTAATATTTTCTTCAAAGATAATTTCCATGTAGGGAACTTTGTAAAGCACCTGATGATGTTGGTGAAAGACTGTAACATTCCCAACATCGATGTGAATGACCAGCGAGATTTGTTTGTAAAGAATGACAAAGGGGAATCTGTCAGTTTTTGCGATCTTGCTGTGTATAcgaaaaacagaaatttcCGCCTCTTTCTAGCGTCCAAGTTCGAAAAGAAAGTTCCTCTTCTTATTGCAAAGACCAACACGTACCTACCTGATAGGACTCGCTATAGTACGGAAGACTGGCCAATTGATGAGGCTGCCATCTTTTCCTCATCTCTAATCACATATTTTGGAAACGATCAGCAACTTGGAGCTCAAGAGGAAGAACAACTGTTAACTTTTGGGAACAAGCAACTCGACGAATTGACGTCGGCGAACTTAAGTAATAATACAACACATGTTGACTTGGCAAAGGATCCGTCATTAAATGGCTATAAATCTTCCCCTTGGATTGAAATCGACCGATTCGTCACGGAACTTATCGCCCCTGCAGGCACTATTCGTCAAtggatttattttgaaaagacGGAAACCATCGTTTACCACATTCATGGGAATCGCTTCTGTTCTACCATTGGCCGAGAACATAAAAGAAACCATATAAAGTATGTCGTGAATTTACCGAATGCAACATATTATCAAAGCTGTTTTGATCCTGATTGTGCCAATTCTCGTCCACCGCCCCAGCCAATCCCACCCGAACGTTTGCCATGGTATAATTTGCTGACTGATTCCACACCCTTCGACATTGTTTCGTAA
- the LOC116932168 gene encoding DNA-directed primase/polymerase protein isoform X3, producing MWRNLKQAEICNSGTWRQKHQPSADSREENCISTHEMSVNFPVSSFYPKKGCKRLLEIEIKLERGVSEAKKKPLPPRLTSSLQGHPPDWKIFHKQAEALEYAKQRGSGLMTFSFEEQVPGSEGRRKYVVTHPTNMWKNHISRPPDQRCSYEVIPAESQCKLYFDLEFNKLANPMRDGSKMVETLLEACSWALEDVFNLQVRKCDVLILDATTTNKFSQHLIYQNPNIFFKDNFHVGNFVKHLMMLVKDCNIPNIDVNDQRDLFVKNDKGESVSFCDLAVYTKNRNFRLFLASKFEKKVPLLIAKTNTYLPDRTRYSTEDWPIDEAAIFSSSLITYFGNDQQLGAQEEEQLLTFGNKQLDELTSANLSNNTTHVDLAKDPSLNGYKSSPWIEIDRFVTELIAPAGTIRQWIYFEKTETIVYHIHGNRFCSTIGREHKRNHINQSHPNVCHGIIC from the exons ATGTGGCGAAATCTAAAGCAGGCAGAAATATGTAACAGTGGAACTTGGCGCCAAAAGCATCAACCATCAGCTGATTCAAGAGAAGAAAATTGTATAAGTACGCACGAAATGTCGGTTAATTTCCCAGTCAGCAGTTTTTATCCCAAAAAGGGTTGTAAACGATTATTAGAAATAGAAATTAAATTGGAGAGGGGCGTCTcagaagcaaagaaaaagccTTTACCACCTCGTCTAACAAGCTCTTTACAAGGACACCCTCCAGACTGGAAAATCTTTCATAAACAAGCTGAGGCATTAGAGTATGCTAAACAACGTGGGTCAGGCCTAATGACATTTTCCTTTGAAGAACAAGTTCCCGGTAGCGAAGGAAG aAGGAAATATGTAGTTACACATCCCACCAATATGTGGAAGAACCACATATCTAGACCACCTGATCAGCGTTGTAGTTACGAAGTGATACCTGCTGAAAGCCAATGTAAGCTGTACTTTGATCTTGAATTCAACAAACTTGCTAATCCAATGAGAGATGGTAGCAAAATGGTTGAAACTCTATTAGAAGCATGTTCCTGGGCTTTAGAAGATGTCTTCAATCTTCAGGTTAGAAAATGTGATGTGTTGATACTAGATGCAACCACAACCAACAAGTTCAGTCAGCATCTCATATACCAAAATCCTAATATTTTCTTCAAAGATAATTTCCATGTAGGGAACTTTGTAAAGCACCTGATGATGTTGGTGAAAGACTGTAACATTCCCAACATCGATGTGAATGACCAGCGAGATTTGTTTGTAAAGAATGACAAAGGGGAATCTGTCAGTTTTTGCGATCTTGCTGTGTATAcgaaaaacagaaatttcCGCCTCTTTCTAGCGTCCAAGTTCGAAAAGAAAGTTCCTCTTCTTATTGCAAAGACCAACACGTACCTACCTGATAGGACTCGCTATAGTACGGAAGACTGGCCAATTGATGAGGCTGCCATCTTTTCCTCATCTCTAATCACATATTTTGGAAACGATCAGCAACTTGGAGCTCAAGAGGAAGAACAACTGTTAACTTTTGGGAACAAGCAACTCGACGAATTGACGTCGGCGAACTTAAGTAATAATACAACACATGTTGACTTGGCAAAGGATCCGTCATTAAATGGCTATAAATCTTCCCCTTGGATTGAAATCGACCGATTCGTCACGGAACTTATCGCCCCTGCAGGCACTATTCGTCAAtggatttattttgaaaagacGGAAACCATCGTTTACCACATTCATGGGAATCGCTTCTGTTCTACCATTGGCCGAGAACATAAAAGAAACCATATAAA CCAATCCCACCCGAACGTTTGCCATGGTATAATTTGCTGA
- the LOC116932168 gene encoding DNA-directed primase/polymerase protein isoform X4 — protein MWRNLKQAEICNSGTWRQKHQPSADSREENCISTHEMSVNFPVSSFYPKKGCKRLLEIEIKLERGVSEAKKKPLPPRLTSSLQGHPPDWKIFHKQAEALEYAKQRGSGLMTFSFEEQVPGSEGRRKYVVTHPTNMWKNHISRPPDQRCSYEVIPAESQCKLYFDLEFNKLANPMRDGSKMVETLLEACSWALEDVFNLQVRKCDVLILDATTTNKFSQHLIYQNPNIFFKDNFHVGNFVKHLMMLVKDCNIPNIDVNDQRDLFVKNDKGESVSFCDLAVYTKNRNFRLFLASKFEKKVPLLIAKTNTYLPDRTRYSTEDWPIDEAAIFSSSLITYFGNDQQLGAQEEEQLLTFGNKQLDELTSANLSTIRQWIYFEKTETIVYHIHGNRFCSTIGREHKRNHINQSHPNVCHGIIC, from the exons ATGTGGCGAAATCTAAAGCAGGCAGAAATATGTAACAGTGGAACTTGGCGCCAAAAGCATCAACCATCAGCTGATTCAAGAGAAGAAAATTGTATAAGTACGCACGAAATGTCGGTTAATTTCCCAGTCAGCAGTTTTTATCCCAAAAAGGGTTGTAAACGATTATTAGAAATAGAAATTAAATTGGAGAGGGGCGTCTcagaagcaaagaaaaagccTTTACCACCTCGTCTAACAAGCTCTTTACAAGGACACCCTCCAGACTGGAAAATCTTTCATAAACAAGCTGAGGCATTAGAGTATGCTAAACAACGTGGGTCAGGCCTAATGACATTTTCCTTTGAAGAACAAGTTCCCGGTAGCGAAGGAAG aAGGAAATATGTAGTTACACATCCCACCAATATGTGGAAGAACCACATATCTAGACCACCTGATCAGCGTTGTAGTTACGAAGTGATACCTGCTGAAAGCCAATGTAAGCTGTACTTTGATCTTGAATTCAACAAACTTGCTAATCCAATGAGAGATGGTAGCAAAATGGTTGAAACTCTATTAGAAGCATGTTCCTGGGCTTTAGAAGATGTCTTCAATCTTCAGGTTAGAAAATGTGATGTGTTGATACTAGATGCAACCACAACCAACAAGTTCAGTCAGCATCTCATATACCAAAATCCTAATATTTTCTTCAAAGATAATTTCCATGTAGGGAACTTTGTAAAGCACCTGATGATGTTGGTGAAAGACTGTAACATTCCCAACATCGATGTGAATGACCAGCGAGATTTGTTTGTAAAGAATGACAAAGGGGAATCTGTCAGTTTTTGCGATCTTGCTGTGTATAcgaaaaacagaaatttcCGCCTCTTTCTAGCGTCCAAGTTCGAAAAGAAAGTTCCTCTTCTTATTGCAAAGACCAACACGTACCTACCTGATAGGACTCGCTATAGTACGGAAGACTGGCCAATTGATGAGGCTGCCATCTTTTCCTCATCTCTAATCACATATTTTGGAAACGATCAGCAACTTGGAGCTCAAGAGGAAGAACAACTGTTAACTTTTGGGAACAAGCAACTCGACGAATTGACGTCGGCGAACTTAA GCACTATTCGTCAAtggatttattttgaaaagacGGAAACCATCGTTTACCACATTCATGGGAATCGCTTCTGTTCTACCATTGGCCGAGAACATAAAAGAAACCATATAAA CCAATCCCACCCGAACGTTTGCCATGGTATAATTTGCTGA
- the LOC116932152 gene encoding LOW QUALITY PROTEIN: sodium-independent sulfate anion transporter (The sequence of the model RefSeq protein was modified relative to this genomic sequence to represent the inferred CDS: inserted 1 base in 1 codon): MRSWWNLPAKLQHEDHMEESDSTVTLTGAENECTKLSDSGGPKYGSIVHLSPSRIGNLSWWKKRKERILRKKTLLMRVPILQWLPNYSTNDFVADLVAGITIGITVIPQALAYATIGGLPPEYGLYSAYMGCFVYVFLGSTRAVTIGPTALLGLLTHDGALLMGPEAAVLLAFLTGCISLLFGICNFGFLIEFIAAPVIAGFTTAAALTIGTTQISSLLGLKFQAVGFVQTWQAVFEHIQETQTWDAVMGFSSVAILLALRLLEKVRIGKDGDRTSIQCFINGAFWLISVSRNAIVIIVGCVIAATLIKPGYDAPFEITGNITGGLPSIQAPSFYIEHGNRTYNFVEICQNLGSALFVTPLIAILESMAIAKSFAKGQRIDASQEMIAIGTSNLLGSFVSSFPVSGSFSRTAVNNASGVRTAFGGIYTGALVLLAITVLTPYFXFIPKSCLAAVIITAVIFMVEVHLVKLVWKSRKLDLIPLFVTFSFCLFLSLEIGIIVGTAVNLAMLLYATARPRIKILTFQNTSGFENQIKYLYITPDRSVVFTAIDYFMSTVRKASALYPGVPVVIDLSYVSIADFSTAYGFDNLAEDLHKRGHSVVITRAHPRVLTILEGVRGSKLHVHRDGVKLDVLLQDLWSTCAITGKYLKDKGNDTTQVPISSK; encoded by the exons ATGCGATCATGGTGGAATTTGCCTGCCAAATTACAGCATGAGGATCACATGGAAGAATCGGATTCCACTGTCACTTTAACAG GTGCTGAAAACGAATGTACAAAGCTGAGTGATAGCGGAGGACCAAAATATGGATCGATTGTTCACTTGAGCCCAAGTCGGATTGGAAACCTTTCTTGGTGGAAGAAGCGAAAAGAGCGCATCTTACGTAAGAAAACTCTTTTGATGCGAGTACCCATCCTGCAATGGCTACCGAACTATTCCACAAATGATTTTGTCGCTGACTTGGTAGCTGGGATTACCATCGGAATTACAGTCATCCCGCAAGCACTTGCATATGCAACTATTGGTGGACTTCCTCCTGAG TATGGACTTTATTCCGCTTATATGGGATGCTTCGTCTACGTATTTTTGGGAAGCACGCGAGCCGTAACAATTGGTCCTACGGCTCTCTTag GTCTACTCACACACGATGGAGCTTTGTTGATGGGTCCTGAAGCAGCGGTTCTTTTAGCTTTCCTTACTGGTTGTATTTCGCTTCTCTTTGGAATATGCAATTTcg GCTTCCTTATCGAGTTCATCGCAGCACCAGTTATTGCAGGATTTACGACCGCTGCTGCTTTGACTATTGGCACGACTCAAATTTCATCCCTTCTAGGTCTGAAATTCCAAGCTGTTGGATTTGTTCAGACTTGGCAAGCGGTTTTTGAGCATATTCAGGAGACGCAGACATGGGATGCTGTAATGGGATTCTCAAGTGTTGCCATCTTGCTAGCTCTGCGT CTGTTGGAGAAAGTTCGAATAGGCAAAGATGGTGATCGGACCAGCATTCAGTGTTTCATCAATGGAGCTTTCTGGTTAATATCTGTATCGCGTAACGCGATAGTCATTATTGTTGGGTGCGTAATCGCAGCCACGCTAATCAAACCAGGATACGACGCTCCTTTTGAGATCACAG GAAATATTACCGGTGGACTGCCGTCAATTCAAGCACCTAGTTTTTATATCGAACATGGAAATCGGACCTACAATTTTGTAGAAATCTGCCAAAACCTTGGCTCTGCCCTTTTTGTTACTCCTCTCATTGCCATCCTCGAATCAATGGCCATTGCCAAATCGTTTG CAAAAGGCCAACGAATTGATGCTAGTCAG GAAATGATTGCCATAGGGACCAGCAATTTATTAGGATCATTTGTGTCTTCGTTCCCAGTATCCGGATCTTTCTCTCGTACTGCAGTTAACAACGCCAGTGGTGTACGAACTGCATTTGGCGGAATCTACACGG GAGCTCTGGTTCTGCTTGCTATAACTGTTCTGACACCCTACT TTTTCATACCCAAGAGCTGCCTTGCAGCTGTTATTATCACTGCAGTTATTTTTATGGTGGAAGTTCACCTAGTTAAACTTGTTTGGAAATCTCGAA aaCTAGATTTGATTCCACTGTTTGTCACCTTCTCGTTTTGCTTGTTTCTCAGTCTGGAGATCGGCATTATTGTTGGCACGGCAGTTAATCTGGCAATGCTTCTGTACGCAACAGCCCGCCCGCggataaaaattttaacatttcAA AACACATCTGGGTTTGAAAACCAAATTAAGTACTTGTACATCACACCAGACCGAAGCGTAGTGTTTACAGCCATAGACTATTTCATGTCTACAGTGAGGAAAGCTTCTGCTCTTTACCCTGGAGTTCCAGTAGTTATTGATCTAAGCTACGTGTCAATTGCAGATTTTTCTACTGCCTAT GGTTTCGACAATTTAGCCGAAGATTTGCACAAACGTGGCCACTCCGTTGTCATCACCAGAGCACACCCAAGAGTGTTAACCATTCTTGAAGGCGTTCGGGGATCCAAACTTCATGTGCACAGAGATGGGGTAAAGTTGGATGTTCTGCTGCAAG ACCTTTGGTCCACCTGTGCTATCACTGGAAAATATCTTAAAGATAAAGGAAACGATACTACTCAAGTCCCGATTAGTTCTAAATAG
- the LOC116932168 gene encoding DNA-directed primase/polymerase protein isoform X2 → MWRNLKQAEICNSGTWRQKHQPSADSREENCISTHEMSVNFPVSSFYPKKGCKRLLEIEIKLERGVSEAKKKPLPPRLTSSLQGHPPDWKIFHKQAEALEYAKQRGSGLMTFSFEEQVPGSEGRRKYVVTHPTNMWKNHISRPPDQRCSYEVIPAESQCKLYFDLEFNKLANPMRDGSKMVETLLEACSWALEDVFNLQVRKCDVLILDATTTNKFSQHLIYQNPNIFFKDNFHVGNFVKHLMMLVKDCNIPNIDVNDQRDLFVKNDKGESVSFCDLAVYTKNRNFRLFLASKFEKKVPLLIAKTNTYLPDRTRYSTEDWPIDEAAIFSSSLITYFGNDQQLGAQEEEQLLTFGNKQLDELTSANLSTIRQWIYFEKTETIVYHIHGNRFCSTIGREHKRNHIKYVVNLPNATYYQSCFDPDCANSRPPPQPIPPERLPWYNLLTDSTPFDIVS, encoded by the exons ATGTGGCGAAATCTAAAGCAGGCAGAAATATGTAACAGTGGAACTTGGCGCCAAAAGCATCAACCATCAGCTGATTCAAGAGAAGAAAATTGTATAAGTACGCACGAAATGTCGGTTAATTTCCCAGTCAGCAGTTTTTATCCCAAAAAGGGTTGTAAACGATTATTAGAAATAGAAATTAAATTGGAGAGGGGCGTCTcagaagcaaagaaaaagccTTTACCACCTCGTCTAACAAGCTCTTTACAAGGACACCCTCCAGACTGGAAAATCTTTCATAAACAAGCTGAGGCATTAGAGTATGCTAAACAACGTGGGTCAGGCCTAATGACATTTTCCTTTGAAGAACAAGTTCCCGGTAGCGAAGGAAG aAGGAAATATGTAGTTACACATCCCACCAATATGTGGAAGAACCACATATCTAGACCACCTGATCAGCGTTGTAGTTACGAAGTGATACCTGCTGAAAGCCAATGTAAGCTGTACTTTGATCTTGAATTCAACAAACTTGCTAATCCAATGAGAGATGGTAGCAAAATGGTTGAAACTCTATTAGAAGCATGTTCCTGGGCTTTAGAAGATGTCTTCAATCTTCAGGTTAGAAAATGTGATGTGTTGATACTAGATGCAACCACAACCAACAAGTTCAGTCAGCATCTCATATACCAAAATCCTAATATTTTCTTCAAAGATAATTTCCATGTAGGGAACTTTGTAAAGCACCTGATGATGTTGGTGAAAGACTGTAACATTCCCAACATCGATGTGAATGACCAGCGAGATTTGTTTGTAAAGAATGACAAAGGGGAATCTGTCAGTTTTTGCGATCTTGCTGTGTATAcgaaaaacagaaatttcCGCCTCTTTCTAGCGTCCAAGTTCGAAAAGAAAGTTCCTCTTCTTATTGCAAAGACCAACACGTACCTACCTGATAGGACTCGCTATAGTACGGAAGACTGGCCAATTGATGAGGCTGCCATCTTTTCCTCATCTCTAATCACATATTTTGGAAACGATCAGCAACTTGGAGCTCAAGAGGAAGAACAACTGTTAACTTTTGGGAACAAGCAACTCGACGAATTGACGTCGGCGAACTTAA GCACTATTCGTCAAtggatttattttgaaaagacGGAAACCATCGTTTACCACATTCATGGGAATCGCTTCTGTTCTACCATTGGCCGAGAACATAAAAGAAACCATATAAAGTATGTCGTGAATTTACCGAATGCAACATATTATCAAAGCTGTTTTGATCCTGATTGTGCCAATTCTCGTCCACCGCCCCAGCCAATCCCACCCGAACGTTTGCCATGGTATAATTTGCTGACTGATTCCACACCCTTCGACATTGTTTCGTAA